In one Drosophila pseudoobscura strain MV-25-SWS-2005 chromosome X, UCI_Dpse_MV25, whole genome shotgun sequence genomic region, the following are encoded:
- the LOC6901685 gene encoding acyl-CoA Delta(11) desaturase, producing the protein MPPNIQAQAKAEAVVTVDSKMQVNAGTGAGGDAGEVPFATSNGVLFEGDEGNQSFQKCADGRKVKLVWRNILAFGYLHLAAIYGLYLLITSAKWATIGFAFVLYVCSGLGITAGAHRLWAHCSYKAKWQLRLMLVIFNTIAFQDAAYHWARDHRVHHKFSETNADPHNATRGFFFSHIGWLLCKKHPEVKAKGQGIDLSDLRADPILMFQKRYYLYLMPFACFVLPTMIPIYFWDESIMNAWFVATMFRWCFILNVTWLVNSAAHKFGGRPYDRFISPTQNISVAVLAFGEGWHNYHHVFPWDYKTAELGFYSLNFTTFFIDCFSKIGWAYDLKTVSPAIIEKRVKRTGDGTHPTWGWGDKDQPKEEIEEALIMRRKQD; encoded by the exons ATGCCGCCCAATatccaggcccaggccaaaGCAGAAGCAGTGGTAACCGTCGATTCAAAGATGCAAGTGAatgcaggaacaggagcaggaggagatgCAGGCGAGGTGCCATTCGCCACCTCCAATGGTGTGCTCTTCGAGGGAGATGAAGGTAACCAGAGCTTCCAGAAGTGTGCCGACGGCCGCAAAGTGAAGCTAGTGTGGCGCAATATCCTGGCCTTTGGTTACTTGCATTTGGCCGCCATCTATGGGCTCTATCTTTTGATTACTTCGGCCAAATGGGCGACAATTGGTTTCGCATTCGTCCTTTATGTGTGCTCTGGACTTGGCATCACTGCTGGCGCCCACCGTCTGTGGGCCCACTGCTCGTACAAGGCCAAGTGGCAATTGCGCTTGATGTTGGTCATCTTCAATACGATTGCGTTCCAGGATGCCGCCTATCACTGGGCCCGCGACCATCGCGTTCACCACAAGTTCTCGGAGACGAATGCCGATCCCCATAATGCCACGCGTGGCTTCTTCTTTTCGCACATTGGATGGCTGCTGTGCAAGAAACACCCGGAGGTAAAGGCCAAGGGCCAGGGCATAGACCTATCCGATTTACGTGCCGATCCCATACTGATGTTCCAGAAGCG CTATTATCTGTACCTGATGCCGTTTGCCTGCTTTGTGCTGCCCACCATGATACCGATTTACTTTTGGGATGAGTCGATTATGAATGCTTGGTTTGTGGCCACCATGTTCCGTTGGTGCTTCATCTTGAATGTGACCTGGCTCGTCAACAGTGCTGCCCACAAGTTTGGCGGACGCCCATATGACCG ATTCATCAGCCCTACTCAGAACATATCCGTCGCTGTTTTGGCCTTTGGCGAGGGCTGGCACAACTATCATCATGTGTTTCCATGGGACTACAAGACGGCTGAACTTGGCTTTTACTCCCTCAACTTTACCACATTCTTTATTGACTGCTTTTCGAAGATTGGCTGGGCCTATGACCTGAAGACCGTATCGCCGGCCATTATCGAGAAGCGTGTGAAGCGCACTGGCGACGGCACTCACCCCACTTGGGGCTGGGGCGATAAGGATCAGCCAAAGGAGGAAATCGAGGAGGCGCTTATTATGCGCAGGAAGCAAGATTAA